The DNA segment AAAATGAATCCCAACAAGCTTTCTCAACCGTACGGTAATTATTTTTTAAATTCCACCAAAAGACGGCTATATCATAGGAACGGTAGCCAAAACCACAGCAATCAAAATCAAATACCTCCAGCTGTTGGTTATTTAAGTGCATGTTAAAGTTGTGAAAATCCCCATGACAAAATCCGTATTCTAGCTTGCTTTCTCTTATCATTTTTTCTAGTTTTGCAGTAATCGTATTAAAAGTGTCGACTTCGTCGGGTTGTAAATGTCTATCCAATAAAGGTAAAAGGGTCGAAACAGGTTCTGCTAACAAATGATTAATGTCCAATTCAAAACTTCTTTCGTGAGAGGAAACTAATGAATTGCTCTTATGGTGAAGTTCGGCTATTGATCTTCCGAGGATGCTACAGTTTTCCTCGTTGATTTCTGGTCTGTCTCCAGGGGAGTAAGTAAATAAACCCCCGTATCTTATTCCTTCAGGTGCCTGTATATCAACGGTCCAATTTCCTTGCGTTGTTTTAACAGGAGCCGAAACGAGGAGTCCTTGTTCTTTTAGACAATTAAGAGCATCCATTTCAAACAGGATATCTGATTTGCTCCTCCAATTGTGCCTGTAGACCCTAAAGATATACTTTTCGTTTTGAGTGGTGATGACATATGAATCATTTAATCCTCTGGTAAGGAATTCACAGGATACAATCTCTGTTTCAAAATGATACCCATCTAAAAGTTCTCTTACTGATTGAGGCGA comes from the Neobacillus sp. PS2-9 genome and includes:
- a CDS encoding phosphotransferase, which translates into the protein MNNIIKVSHSLLSPQSVRELLDGYHFETEIVSCEFLTRGLNDSYVITTQNEKYIFRVYRHNWRSKSDILFEMDALNCLKEQGLLVSAPVKTTQGNWTVDIQAPEGIRYGGLFTYSPGDRPEINEENCSILGRSIAELHHKSNSLVSSHERSFELDINHLLAEPVSTLLPLLDRHLQPDEVDTFNTITAKLEKMIRESKLEYGFCHGDFHNFNMHLNNQQLEVFDFDCCGFGYRSYDIAVFWWNLKNNYRTVEKACWDSFLNGYLSQRNIPEEDIRSLPYFISVRRIWLLGTMLKNEEVWGRNWINSTNFSHFLKELVQDRELYKS